In Pseudonocardia sp. DSM 110487, the sequence CCGCAGTCCCGACCTGTGCCACGCGACCGGACCATTCGTGGCCGAGCACCAGTGGGTACCGGGTGTAGGCGGGGTCGAGGTCGCCGTTGACGATCTCCAGGTCGGTGCCGCACAGCCCCACGAAGTGGGGTTCGATCACGACCTCCCCCGCCGCGGCGGCAACACCGCTGTGCTGCTCGAGCACGACCTCGCCGGGGCCGCGGACCATCAGGGCCGGGCCGCTGGGAACCTCTTGCTGCGACATCACGCCGACACCCCCACGTTCACCGCATCGACCAGCAGGTCGAACCGGCGATCGACCTCGCGGCGGGTCTCGGGATCCAGGTCGAACCCGACCGGGCCGCGCGCGTACGTCTCCACCAGCACACGTTGGCGTTGCAGCAGGTGCTTGTGGACGGCGACGAAGGAGTCAAGGCTCCCCAACATCGACACGATCGCCGAGAGCGGGCCGTTGATCACGTCAGCGGCAGCGTCATCGCCGGACTCCAGCGCGCCCCACAGCGCGACCAGCGCCCAGCAGATGTCCGGACCGGGCATCGTGCCGGCGATCCCCCGGCGGAAGCTGTCGACCAGGGCCAATCCACCCGTGCCTTCGTAGATGGCCGCCGCTCCGCCGGTGGCGTCCCGCAGCGCCGTCAGCCGCGGACCGATCGGGAGTGCCTCCGGCTTGAACAGCGCGCGGGCCCCGTACTCGTGCGACAGGTTCGCCTGCAGGTCGATCGAGAGGGGGCGTCCCAGGTAGCCGCTGGCGTCCTGGACGACTACCGGGATCGACACGGCGTCGAAGATCCCGTGGTAGTACCGCGAGAGCTCCGCGTCGTCACACGGGGTCGCGACGGGCGGGATCGCCATCACCGCGTCGGCGCCGCTGGACTCCGCGTGCTTGGCGTACCGGATCGCGGTGTGGACGCTCTCGGCGCCGACGCTGGCCGTCACCGTGCCCCGTCCATCGACCGCGCGACAGGTCTCCGCGGTGAGCCGGTCCCGCTCCTCGCTGGACAAGCGCAGCACCTCGGAGACCATGCCGAGGACGACGCCGTGCACGCCCTGCGACAGCACCCACTCGACTTCGCGAGCCAGTGCAGCGAGATCGATCTCGCCGTCCCGGGTGAACGGGGTGACCAGTACGGGCAGGACACCCCGGGGTGTCTCGGACATCGACTACTCCTGAGCGGAT encodes:
- a CDS encoding dihydrodipicolinate synthase family protein, with the protein product MSETPRGVLPVLVTPFTRDGEIDLAALAREVEWVLSQGVHGVVLGMVSEVLRLSSEERDRLTAETCRAVDGRGTVTASVGAESVHTAIRYAKHAESSGADAVMAIPPVATPCDDAELSRYYHGIFDAVSIPVVVQDASGYLGRPLSIDLQANLSHEYGARALFKPEALPIGPRLTALRDATGGAAAIYEGTGGLALVDSFRRGIAGTMPGPDICWALVALWGALESGDDAAADVINGPLSAIVSMLGSLDSFVAVHKHLLQRQRVLVETYARGPVGFDLDPETRREVDRRFDLLVDAVNVGVSA